One window of Triticum dicoccoides isolate Atlit2015 ecotype Zavitan chromosome 5A, WEW_v2.0, whole genome shotgun sequence genomic DNA carries:
- the LOC119302474 gene encoding GDP-mannose 3,5-epimerase 2-like, whose protein sequence is MALNKEYTYADLEKEPYWPFEKLRISITGAGGFIASHIAKRLKGEGHYIIASDWKKNEHMEEDMFCHEFHLADLRVMDNCLKVTTGVDHVFNLAADMGGMGFIQSNHSVIMYNNTMISFNMLEASRINGVKRFFYASSACIYPEFKQLETVVSLKEADAWPAEPQDAYGLEKLATEELCKHYTKDFDIECRIGRFHNIYGPYGTWKGGREKAPAAFCRKALTSTDRFEMWGDGLQTRSFTFIDECVEGVLRLTKSDFCEPVNIGSDEMVSMNEMAEIVLGFENKQLPIHHIPGPEGVRGRNSDNTLIKEKLGWAPTMRLKDGLRITYSWIKEQLEKEKSEGTDMSAYGTSKVCTTQAPVQLGSLRAADGKE, encoded by the exons ATGGCGCTCAACAAGGAGTACACTTACGCGGACTTGGAGAAGGAGCCATACTGGCCATTCGAGAAGCTGCGGATCTCAATCACTGGAGCTGGTGGGTTCATAGCCTCCCACATTGCAAAGCGCCTCAAGGGCGAGGGGCACTACATCATCGCCTCTGACTGGAAGAAGAACGAACACATGGAAGAGGATATGTTCTGCCATGAGTTTCACCTTGCTGATCTGAGGGTCATGGACAACTGCCTCAAGGTAACCACTGGGGTTGACCATGTTTTCAACCTTGCAGCTGATATGGGAGGGATGGGCTTCATCCAGTCCAACCATTCTGTcatcatgtacaacaacactatgatCAGCTTTAACATGCTTGAGGCTAGTAGAATCAATGGTGTCAAGAG GTTCTTTTATGCCTCGAGTGCTTGCATCTACCCTGAATTTAAGCAGTTGGAAACTGTAGTTAGCTTGAAGGAGGCAGATGCTTGGCCTGCAGAG CCTCAAGATGCCTATGGCTTGGAGAAACTTGCCACTGAGGAATTGTGCAAGCACTACACAAAGGACTTTGACATTGAGTGCCGGATTGGTCGCTTTCACAATATATATGGTCCATATGGGACATGGAAGG GTGGAAGGGAGAAGGCACCTGCTGCTTTCTGCAGAAAGGCTCTAACCTCCACTGACCGGTTTGAGATGTGGGGAGATGGTCTGCAGACTAGATCCTTCACATTTATTGATGAATGTGTGGAGGGTGTCCTCAG GCTCACAAAGTCTGATTTCTGCGAGCCTGTAAACATCGGAAGTGACGAAATGGTGAGCATGAACGAGATGGCTGAGATAGTCCTGGGCTTCGAGAACAAGCAGCTGCCCATCCACCACATCCCTGGCCCCGAGGGTGTCCGTGGCCGTAACTCTGACAACACGCTCATCAAGGAGAAGCTTGGCTGGGCTCCAACCATGAGGCTGAAG GATGGGCTCAGGATCACGTATTCTTGGATCAAGGAGCAGCTGGAGAAGGAAAAGTCTGAAGGCACCGACATGTCCGCATACGGAACATCCAAGGTCTGCACCACGCAGGCACCGGTCCAGCTTGGCTCCCTCCGCGCCGCAGATGGCAAGGAGTGA